One stretch of Roseimicrobium sp. ORNL1 DNA includes these proteins:
- a CDS encoding ABC transporter permease, translated as MNFVAFRMLVGDRAKYIGLIFAIAFSTFLLQNQTSIFAGLMKRTGHQILDVPDADVWVMDPRTRYFDETKPLKDTDLGRVRGVEGVDYAVRLFKGTPVARTVDGTFAACTVLGIDEATLLGAPRNMLLGKWEDLRNPNAIIIDKAGYLMLFPDRPLELGHTLELNDNRVEVVGISDALPAFVSFPIIHARYSEALNFQGRQRQQLSYVLVGAKPGVTPEVLATRISEATGLKARTTVQFMWDCVGYYMKNTGIPVNFGITIGVGVLVGLVVAGQTFYLFTVENLKQFGALKAIGVTNARLLGMILLQAFIVWFVGFAIGSALGATFFEITSHKVATRHFVLLWQSAAGVGVLMLTVVLLASVASLRRVLVLEPATVFRG; from the coding sequence ATGAACTTCGTCGCCTTTCGCATGCTGGTGGGAGACCGGGCCAAATACATCGGGCTCATCTTCGCAATCGCCTTCTCCACCTTCCTCCTGCAGAACCAGACCTCCATCTTCGCGGGGCTGATGAAGCGGACAGGGCACCAGATTCTGGATGTGCCGGATGCCGACGTGTGGGTCATGGATCCGCGCACGCGGTACTTTGACGAGACGAAGCCGCTCAAGGACACCGACCTCGGCCGCGTCCGTGGCGTGGAAGGTGTGGATTATGCGGTGCGGCTCTTCAAAGGCACTCCGGTCGCCCGCACGGTGGACGGAACCTTCGCCGCGTGCACCGTGCTGGGCATCGACGAAGCCACGCTGCTCGGTGCACCGCGCAATATGCTGCTGGGCAAGTGGGAGGACCTCCGCAATCCCAATGCGATCATCATCGACAAGGCGGGGTATCTCATGCTCTTCCCTGACCGTCCGCTGGAGCTGGGACACACGCTGGAACTCAATGACAATCGTGTGGAGGTCGTGGGTATCTCGGATGCGCTTCCGGCATTCGTCTCCTTCCCCATCATTCATGCGCGCTACAGCGAAGCACTGAACTTTCAAGGCCGGCAGCGGCAACAGCTCTCCTATGTACTCGTGGGCGCCAAGCCGGGCGTGACTCCCGAAGTACTCGCCACCCGCATCAGCGAAGCCACGGGATTGAAGGCGCGCACCACGGTGCAGTTCATGTGGGACTGCGTGGGATACTACATGAAGAACACCGGCATCCCGGTGAATTTCGGCATCACCATCGGTGTGGGTGTCCTCGTGGGGCTCGTGGTCGCGGGGCAGACGTTTTATCTTTTCACCGTCGAGAACCTCAAGCAGTTCGGTGCGCTCAAGGCCATCGGCGTGACGAACGCCCGGCTGCTCGGCATGATCCTGCTGCAGGCGTTCATCGTGTGGTTCGTCGGCTTTGCCATCGGCAGTGCTCTGGGTGCCACGTTCTTTGAAATCACCAGCCACAAGGTGGCCACGCGGCACTTCGTGCTGCTGTGGCAGAGCGCCGCCGGCGTGGGTGTGCTGATGCTCACCGTGGTGTTGCTGGCCAGCGTTGCCAGCCTGCGCCGCGTGCTGGTGCTCGAACCCGCCACTGTCTTCCGAGGATGA
- a CDS encoding ABC transporter ATP-binding protein encodes MHTPSQFLMHSPVETDAAVRCEGIRKSFGSGEAKVDVLRGVDFTAAPGEMTFLVGPSGCGKTTLISVIAGLLDFSEGEVTLFGERWASLSSSEQIVFRRQNLGFVFQQYNLLPALTAAENAAVPLLAAGVKRSIAVRRATELLDQLGLGHRANAYPRTLSGGQQQRVALARALVHEPRLLICDEPTAALDHHTGEAVMDLLASSAVHPERAVIVVTHDNRVFHYADRIAHMNDGAITDVESRASKTFSTVPVPAAL; translated from the coding sequence ATGCACACTCCATCTCAATTCCTGATGCACTCGCCCGTGGAAACCGACGCTGCCGTCCGATGCGAAGGCATCCGCAAGTCCTTCGGCTCCGGTGAGGCGAAGGTCGATGTCCTGCGTGGCGTCGACTTCACCGCCGCGCCTGGGGAGATGACCTTCCTGGTGGGTCCAAGCGGCTGTGGCAAGACCACGCTTATCTCCGTCATCGCAGGCCTGCTGGATTTCAGCGAAGGTGAAGTGACGCTCTTTGGTGAGCGCTGGGCTTCGCTGAGCTCGAGCGAACAGATCGTGTTCCGCCGGCAAAATCTCGGCTTCGTCTTCCAGCAGTACAATCTTCTCCCCGCGCTCACCGCTGCAGAGAATGCCGCAGTGCCTCTTCTCGCCGCGGGCGTGAAACGCTCAATCGCAGTGCGCCGCGCCACGGAACTGCTGGATCAACTGGGTCTCGGCCATCGTGCGAATGCCTATCCGCGCACGCTCTCGGGTGGCCAGCAACAGCGCGTCGCCTTGGCTCGCGCGCTGGTGCATGAGCCGCGCCTTTTGATCTGCGATGAGCCGACCGCCGCACTGGATCATCACACCGGTGAAGCGGTGATGGATCTGCTCGCCAGTTCCGCCGTGCATCCCGAGCGCGCGGTCATCGTGGTCACGCATGACAACCGGGTGTTCCACTACGCGGATCGCATCGCCCACATGAATGACGGCGCCATCACGGATGTGGAGTCGCGCGCCTCAAAGACATTTTCAACCGTCCCCGTCCCTGCTGCCCTATGA
- a CDS encoding biotin/lipoyl-binding protein, translated as MKTKGLLLPILSAGLLIYATISVVRSQPNTPRVDPPLPPPRSTFERTVAGIGLVEPSSEIISVSSHLPGVVEKVYVKAGDRVKVGAPLFKLDTRALEAQLAEKEASVTALQASAASAEARVKTASAALKEAKLLLATAEKLTTSRTISADEVTQKRAAVETCEAALESSRAEAEAAHSQARASEAAKNMVSVDLERSTVTALVDGEVLQARIRPGEHATAGAAAQPYLMLGQTQPLHVRVDVDEQDAWRVSPEARAIAQIRGDSTRSTTLKFVRIEPLVVPKQSLTGAAAERVDTRVLQLIYRLEPSAHRFLPGQQVDVFMEELPTGKSSMPQTLATGG; from the coding sequence ATGAAAACGAAAGGTCTTCTTTTGCCCATTCTCAGCGCCGGATTGCTGATCTACGCGACCATCAGTGTCGTGCGTTCGCAACCGAACACCCCGCGCGTGGATCCACCGCTGCCGCCTCCGCGTTCCACCTTTGAGCGCACGGTGGCGGGTATCGGCCTCGTGGAGCCCAGCTCCGAAATCATCTCCGTTTCCTCGCACCTGCCTGGTGTGGTGGAGAAAGTGTATGTGAAAGCGGGCGACCGCGTGAAGGTCGGCGCTCCGCTCTTCAAGCTGGACACGCGGGCCCTGGAAGCGCAGCTCGCCGAGAAGGAGGCGAGCGTCACCGCGTTGCAGGCCAGCGCCGCAAGCGCAGAGGCCCGCGTGAAGACGGCCTCAGCCGCACTGAAGGAAGCAAAGCTCCTGCTCGCCACCGCAGAGAAACTCACCACCTCACGCACGATCAGCGCGGATGAGGTCACGCAAAAGCGCGCCGCGGTGGAAACATGCGAAGCAGCTCTCGAATCTTCGCGTGCCGAAGCAGAGGCCGCGCATTCCCAAGCCCGGGCTTCCGAGGCGGCGAAGAACATGGTGAGTGTGGATCTTGAGCGCAGCACGGTGACCGCACTTGTGGACGGCGAGGTGTTGCAGGCGCGCATTCGTCCCGGCGAGCACGCGACCGCAGGCGCCGCGGCGCAACCGTACCTCATGCTCGGCCAGACGCAGCCCCTGCATGTGCGCGTGGACGTGGACGAACAGGACGCCTGGCGTGTCTCCCCGGAGGCACGCGCCATCGCCCAGATCCGCGGAGATTCCACCCGCTCCACCACGCTGAAGTTCGTGCGCATCGAGCCGCTGGTGGTGCCCAAGCAAAGCCTCACGGGCGCGGCTGCGGAGCGCGTGGATACCCGCGTGCTGCAGCTCATCTACCGTCTGGAGCCAAGCGCTCATCGATTCCTCCCCGGTCAGCAGGTGGATGTCTTCATGGAGGAACTTCCCACGGGGAAATCATCCATGCCGCAGACATTGGCGACGGGTGGATGA